Within the Longimicrobium sp. genome, the region AAACTGCGCGGGGGAAGGGAGCCAGTCGAGTGCGCCGGGCCAGCCGGAGCGCAATCGAATTCTCCTCTCCCCCATGGGGTTTATGGGGGAGAGGCCGGGAGAGGGGGGCGGCCGCGGCATGCGCCAGTCCCGTCGAACCGCGATCGAACTTATGCCCGCCCCCGTGACGAGCGACGGCCAGCCGTTGCGCCAAATGACGCACTGCCCCAACATCCTCACTCCACGTGACGCCGCATCCCGAAAATCCTGGACCTTTCCCATATGACCATGCGATTCATCGCGCTCGCCACCCTCGCCCTGCTGGCCGCCTGCTCCAGCGGCGCCGACATGGCCGATGACACCCTGGCCAACGACTCCACCCTGGACGCCATCACCGGCCGAGCCGAGGAAAAGGTGCAGGAGCGCCTGGAGAAGGCCCAGAAGGACGCCGACGCCCGCGCGTCCGACGCCGGGGCGAATGAAGCCCCCTGAACCCGCTGCCCGCGGCGCCTTCCTGACCGCCGAGTGGCGGTGGCTGGCGATGCTGAACTACGAAGTGCCCCCCGCCCTGCTGCGTCCCCTCGTTCCCGCCGGAACGGAGCTGGACGAGTGGGGCGGCGTCACCTACGCCAGCGTGGTGGGCTTCATGTTCCTGCGGACGCGGGTGCTGGGGATTCCGATCCCCTTCCATCGCGACTTCGAGGAGCTGAACCTGCGCTTCTACGTGCGGCACAAGGGGCCGGAGGGCTGGCGGCGCGGCGTGGTGTTCGTAAAGGAAATCGTGCCGCGCTTCGCCATCGCGGCGGTCGCCCGCTGGGTGTACAACGAGAACTACGCCGCGCTGCCCATGCGGCACCGCAACGACGTCCGGCCGGATTCGGGTGGATCGGTGGAGTATGGGTGGCGCCACCGCGGCCGCTGGTGCGCGCTGCGGGCGTCCGTGGCGGGCCCTTCCGCCCCGGCGGCGGACGGCTCCGAGGCGGAGTTCATCACCGAGCACTACTGGGGATACGCCCGCCAGCGCGACGGCGGCACGGTGGAGTACCAGGTGGAGCATCCGCGCTGGAAGGTGTGGCGCGCACAATCCGCCACGCTGGACTGCGACGTGGCCGCGCTGTACGGCCCCGCCTTCGCCGAGTGCCTCTCCACCCCACCGCGCTCCGCCCTGCTCGCCGACGGCTCGCCCATCGTGGTCCGCACAGGCGCGCGCATCGCCTGAGGGCGATGCGCGCTGGGGCGATCTCTCAGGCGGCCGCGACCGACAGGGGCGACGGAGGCGGCGTCAGGATGGTGAAGGGACCCTGGATCACGCCGCCGTGCTGGACGATCTCCTTCGCCTCGGCGATGCAGTCGGACACGACGACGCCGGCGGCGCGCGCCTGCGCCCCGGTGTGCGTGGCCATCACCTGCATGCGAAACCGCGAGCCCTTGATGGGCACGGCGGGATACTCCACCAGGTTCACGAACACGCCGCGCTCGAAGATCATTCTCCCCGCCACGCGCGCCACCGCCGCGTCGCCCACCACCACGGGAACCACCGCCGACGGCGTTCCCAGCGCCATCACCCCCCGCTCCTCCAGCGTGCCGCGCAGCGTACCGACCGCCGCGCCCAGGCGTCCGCGCAGCACGTCGCCCTCGTCCGAGCGCACGATCCTGAGCGCCTCCGCCACGACGCTGGCCTGCAGCTGCGAGATGGCGTTGGAAAAGATGTGCGGGCCGCCGAACACGCGGATGAACTGGCGCACGGCGGGCGAGCGCGTCGCCACGAAGCCGCCGTTGGAGCCGAACGTCTTGCTGAAGGCCCCCATCACCAGGTCCACCTTCCCCAGCATTCCCTGCGCGCCCACGCTGCCGCTGCCGCGCGGGCCCATCTGCCCGAAGTCGTGGGCCATGTCCACCAGCAGCGTGGCCCCCCATTCGTGGCAGATGGACTGCAGCTCCTCGATGGCGGGGATGTCGGAATCCATCGAGAACAGGCCTTCGGTCACCACCAGCACGGCGTTGTGGGCGTCGCGCGTGCGGATCTTCTTCAGGTGGCGGCGCACCGCCTCGTTGTCCAGGTGCCGGAAGCGCACCACGTTGCGCGTGGCCGCCGCGGCCCCCGCCTGCAGGCAGGCGTGCGACAGGGTGTCGAGCAGCACGTGGTCGTCCGGCCGCACCAGCGCGGTGATGGTGCCGAACCCCGCGCCCCAGCCGGTGGAGAACAGGGCCACGTGCGGCACCTGCAGCGCCTCGGCCAGCGCGGACTCCAGCGCGAGCCCGGGCGCGGTGTTGCCGCCCAGCATCCCCGACCCGGCGCTGTGCATCCCGTGGTCGCGCAGCGCGCGCTCCGCGGCCCGCACCACCTCCGGGTGCGTGGAAAGCCCCAGGTAGTCCTGCGAAAGGAAGTTCAGCCCCACGGCGCCGGTTCCCGTCTCGCTGCGCACGGCGCACGCAGCCTCGGGCGCGCCGTCCAGCGAGCGTGAGTACGGCCACAAGCCCTGCGCCCGCCGCGCGTCCTGCCACTCGAAGAACGGCTCCGTCCGCGCGAGCAGGTCGGCACCCGCGGGATTGGCGTAGTGCGAAACGAAATGTGTGTACAGCGATGACGCAAAAAGATCGTTGATGGACATGGATTCTCCTGCAGGTGCATGCGATGAGGGCGAGCGCCGCGCCACGAACGTGACGGAGCGCGCGCCAGCCGGGATGGGATGGCGGGCCGGGGAGAGACGATCGCGGCTGGGGCCGGAGCCCGAGGCGATTTCCAGCGGTTGTTGGGAGTGCAGCGAATATAAGCCGAAACTGCGGATGGCGCCAGAAGGAAGCGGAGGAAGCCGTGGCTCCCTCCGCTTCTTCTTGTTCCCGTCGTTCGAACGCTACTCGATGTCGAGCGCGGGATTCACCCAGATGTAGAAGTCCGACGAGGGGGCGCGCTGGCGCCCCCAGGCCAGGACCACGCGCCCGGGCGTGCCGTGCAGCACCGGGTGCGGCTCCACGTCGTGCAGGTCCAGGTCCGTGGTCAGCTTCACCGGAGGCGCCCAAGCGGCGCCATCGGTGGTGCGGTAGTACAGGTTGTAGCCGGCATCGCTGCCCAGCCCGATGTACATCAGCAGGAAGCGCCCGTCTTCCAGCACGATGGGCTGCGAATCGTGCGAGTCCGCCACCGTGGAGATCACGGCCGCCTGGGCGGGCCAGGCGTACGGGTCGGCGGAGGTCTTCGCGAAGATGGCGAGCTTGCCGTCCGCGCCCGCAGCCTGGTACGTCGCCATGTACAGCCCGTCGGACGCGCGCCGGGCGATTCGCGGCAGCATCCCCTGGCCGCCGCCGGTCACCGTCGTGCGGCGCGCATCCCAGGTGGCGCCCCCGTCCAGGCTGCGCGCCAGGTATCCCACGTACGTGGTTCCGTTGTGGCGCTGGTACGTCATCGTCAGCGACCCGTCCGCTCCCACGATGACGGAGGGGTTCATGTCGCCCGCCGTGCCCCATCCCAGGCTCACCGCCCCGCGCGGCGTCCACGTCCTGCCGTCCGCCGACGTCGCGCGATGGATGCTGTAGGCGCCCTTGGAGTCGACCACCAGGTAGAAGAGCGCGAACGCTCCCGAGGGCAGCTGCACCACCGACGGGTGGCGCTCGCTCGCCCGGGTGCCCACGATCAGCGCCGGCGCGGACCACGACACGCCGTTGTCGGACGAGGTCGACACGTACAGGTCGCCCGAGTTGGTGCGCGGCGCCAGGCGCTCGAACACCGTCATCAAGCGGCCGTCGTTCACGCGGAACAGGCTGGGCTGGTAATCGTTCTCCGGCCCCGTGTGCAGCGGCGCGCCGGCCGCCGCGGCAACGGACGATGCGGGGCCGGCGGGCTGCGCCTGCGTGGGATCCTGGGCGCAGCCGGTGAGTGCGCAGGCGGCCAGGACCAGGCCGGAACGTGCGATACGCGTGTGCATGGGATTTCGAGCCGTGGAGGAGGGGGAAGGAGGGATCGAGCGATCCGTGTCGTGCATCCAAATCTATATACGACAGTAGCTTACGCGCTACTGCACCCGCGGAGTGCCTGTCCCGCGCCATCCAGGGGCGCCATCGTGGATACGCCCTTTCCCACGCCGACGGAACTGCGCGCATCGTGGTCCGGGAACCCGGCGCCCGCGGAGTGGTACGCGGACGCTTCCGTGGGAATGGCCCGGCGCGTGCCATGTGCGCGCCAGAGATCCTGATCCATGAACCCGATCGCATCCGCGTTGATGACCACCGCCGCCGAGCCCCGCGCCGTGCTCCACGACAACCCGCTGCTCACGTACCGTGACGCCATTCCGTTCGACCGCATCCGGGCCGCGCACGTGGTGCCCGCCGTGCGCGCCGTGCTGGCGCAGGCCGCCGACGAGCTGAACGCCATCATCCAGCTGGATGGGCCGCGCACGTACGACAACACCGTAGGGGCGCTGGAAGAGGTCACGGAACGGATGGGGCGGGTCACCCGGCCGGTGGGGCACCTGTCGTCGGTGATGGACACGCCCGACCTGCGCGAGGCGTGGGAGACGGTGCTCCCCGAGATTGCGGCGTTCAACGCCCGCCTGGCGCTGAACCCGGCGCTGTGGGCCGCGGTAAAGGCCTACGCCGACACCGACGATGCCCGCGCGCTGCAGGGGGTGAGGGCGCGGCACCTGGAAAAGGTGGTGCTCGAGTTCCGCCGCGCGGGCGCCGACCTGCCGCCTGAGCAGAAAGAGCGCGTGGAGGCGCTGCGGGTGGAGCTGTCGCAGCTTGCGCAGACGTACGCCAACCACGTCCTCGACAGCACCAACGCGTGGGAGCTGGTGCTGACGGACGAGGCGGAGCTGGAAGGCCTTCCGGATTCGGCGCGGGCGCAGGCGCGCGCCTCGGCCGCGGCCAAGGGGGTGGATGGGTGGCGCTTCACCCTGCAGCTGCCTTCCTACCAGGCGTTCATGCAGTACGCCGCCCGCCGCGACCTGCGCCAGCGGATGTACGACGCGTACATGAGCCGCGCGGCCGACGGCCCGCACGACAACCGCCCCGTGCTGCGGCGCATTCTGGCGGTGCGCCGCGAGCTGGCCGGGATCCTGGGCTTTGCAGACTGGGCCGACTACACGCTGGAAGACAGCATGGCCGGCAGCGGCGCGCGCGCGGTGGAGTTCGAGGCGGACCTGGTGGCCCGCACCCGGCCCGTGTGGCAGCGGCAGATTGCCGAGCTGGAAGCGTTCGCGCGCGCCGAGCTGGGGCTGGACGAGATGGCGCCGTGGGACATGTCGTACGCCATCGAGCAGATGCGCCGCGCCCGGTACGACCTGGATGCCGAGGAGCTGCGGCCGTACTTCCCGCTGGACCGCGTGCTGGAAGGATTGTTCGAGATCGCCCGGCGGCTGTTCGGCGTGCGCGTGCAGCCGCGGCACGTCAGCGAGGTGTGGCACGCCACGGTGGGCTTCTACGACGTGTTCGACGAGGCGGGCAGCCTGCTGGGCGGGTTCTACGCCGACTGGTACCCGCGCGAGGAAAAGCGCGGCGGCGCATGGATGGCCGGGCTGGTGGTGGGCGGGCCGCGGCCGGCGGGGTGGGAGCCGCACCTGGCCGTGGTGGCGGCCAACGTCTCCCCCCCGGAGGGCGGCCGCCCCGCCCTGCTGACCCATCGCGAGGTGCAGACCGTCTTTCACGAGTTCGGGCACCTGCTTCACCACGTGCTTTCGCGCGTGGAGGTGCCCGCGCTGGGGGGAACGCGCGTGGCCACGGACTGGGTGGAGCTTCCGTCGCAGATCATGGAAAACTGGACGTGGGAGCGCCCCGCGCTGGACCTGTTCGCGCGGCACTGGGACACGGGCGAGCCCATCCCCGAGGCGCTCTTCCAGAAGATGAAGGCGGCGCGGGTGCACATGGGCGCGCACCTGCAGATGCGGCAGCTGAGCTTCGGGACGATGGACCTGGCGCTCCACGTGCACTTCGACCCGGCCTCGAGCGAAGACCCGGTGGAACGTGCGCAGCGGGTGATGGAGGGGTTCCACACGCGCCCCGAGTACGCGCACGACCACTTCATCACCAGCTTCGCGCACATCTTTTCGGGCGGATACGGGGCCGGGTACTACAGCTACCTGTGGTCGGAGGTGCTGGATGCGGACGCGTTCAGCCGGTTCGAGCGCGAGGGGCTGTTCAGCCGCGAGGTGGGGCGGGACTTCGTGGAGCACGTGCTCAGCCAGGGCGACGCCGCGGACCCGGCGGAGCTGTTCCGCCGGTTCATGGGCCGCGACCCGGACCCGGCCGCGCTGCTGAGGCGCAATCTTGGGGTGGAGACGGGGTAAGGGCGGTCGCGACGGTAACGATGGTCGCACGTGGGACGCTGCACGCACGCCGCACCTGCCGGACGCACCGCGCGTGGACGAGCGACGACGTCATCCGGATGGAAGCGGCCCCGGCAATCCTGCCCTCACACCGTTAGATCGCAGCGACTGAGGGATCCGCCACACACTCGCCGAAGCGCGCCGGAGCCGTGGCGCACCGTGTCCGGGAGCCTGGCACGCGACAGGAAAAAGTAGCCGGGTACGTGGATTGCCCTGATGGTACGGACACACAACAACGGGAGATGAACGATGGATCTGCTGACGTGGATTATCGTGGGACTGGTCGCGGGCGTGCTCGCCGGGCTGGTCGTAGGGGGCGTGGGGCTGCTGGGCGACATCATCGTGGGAATCGTGGGCGCGTTCGTCGGCGGATGGCTCTTCCGCCAGCTCGGCGTGACCACGCCGTTCAGCGGCCTGGCGGGAACCATCTTCACCGCGTTCGTCGGCGCGGTGGTGCTGCTCTTTCTGCTCCACGCCCTGCACAGGCGCCGGGGCGGGTACGGGCGACGCCGTTGACCACTTTGGCTACTTCGTAGCACCGGCGCGCGAATGCTCCACGTCACCAACGGCGATGCCGCGGCAGACGCCATCCGCGCGTCGGGCATTCCCGGCCAGATTCTTCCCTGGCGCGACGTGCTGCACGAGGGGCCGGTGCCCGCCGGCCTTCCGCTCCGCGAACTGAGCCTGGTCCGCGCCGGGTTCATCGCGTCGCGGGGCTGGGGCGACGTGGACGAAGCGCGCCGCGGGTTCGAGGAGCGGGATGCCGCGCTGGCCTCGTCGGTGGACGAGGACGAGGTCGTTCTCTGGTTCGAGCACGACCTGTACGACCAGCTCCAGTTGATCCAGGTGCTGGACTGGTTCGCCGCGCATCCGCGGCCGGGGCTGACGCTGATCAACCCCGCGCAGTACCTGGGCCCCGCCACGCCCGACCAGCTACGCGCGCTCTTCGCGCTGCGCATGCCCGTCACGCGCGCGCACCTCTCCGCCGCGCGCGCCGCGTGGGAGGCGTTCCGCGCGCCGGACCCGCGGGGCATGGAGGCGATCCCGGGAGCGGAGCTGGCGGCGCTTCCGCACCTGGCGTCCGCCCTGCGCCGCCACCTCCAGCAGTTTCCGTCCACGCGAGACGGCCTGTCGCGCAGCGAGCGGCAGGCGCTGGAGGGGCTCGCGGAGGGTCCGCGCACGGTCGGGGAGCTGTACGTGGCGTCGCACCATGATGTCGAAGAGCCCATCTGGCTGGGCGACTCCACCTTCTTTTCCTACCTCGAAGACCTGGGCCCGCTGGTCACCTTGGGTGAGGCCGACGAGTTCCGCCAACGTACCGTCGCCCTGACGGACCTCGGCCGCGACGTCCTGGCCGGCCGTGCGAACCGCGTCGCCGCGATCGGCATCGAGCGGTGGCTGGGCGGCGTGCACCTCCAGGGCCGCGCCGTCGAGTGGCGGTGGGACGAGGCATCCGGGCGAATTGCCAAGACATCCTGATTCGCTGCCTGGCACCCCGCGGGCGCGCCACAGGTCCGCGGAAGCACGGCAACAAGCCAGTCCACGAAGGTGGACTTCGTGTGGTCGTTGCAGCGAATTCATTCGCCCGTGCAGGCTGCGGCCTCTGGACCGGTGACCGCTGCCGCGCCCTGGCTCGTACGCGTCCGCGGCAAGATCCTTCGGCCCGCGACGTATCGTGTGAGGGCAAGTGCTGTGCGCCTGGGCCTCAGGATGACACGGTGTGTGCCGGAAAGCTGGGTTGTGAATGTTGTTGCTGCCGGATTCATCCGCCCCCGGCCTCGGTCCCGCCCCGCGTTCCAGAATCCCCCCGCATCCCCCGCGCGTAGTGCTGGCACGCATCCTCCACGTACGCGGATCGGATGCACGACGAGCCACGAACGAGAACCAATCGGATCGGGATGGAAATCGGCCGGCTGACCCTGCCCCCGCTGCGGGACGAGGAAGAAAAGCGCGTGCGGCTGGAAAAGATGAAGCGCGTCGCCACCGGCCTGCTGGGGGTGGCGACCCTCATCTTCATCGTCGCGCGCATCTTCGAGGCACGCTACCCATGGCTCGGCTTCATCCGCGCCACCGCCGAAGCCGCCATGGTGGGCGCCGTCGCCGACTGGTTCGCGGTGACGGCGCTGTTCCGCTATCCCCTGGGCGTAAAGATCCCGCACACCGCCATCATCCCCAACCGCAAGGACCGCATCGGCAAGAGCCTGGGCAACTTCGTCCAGAACAACTTCCTGTCGCCGCCCGTGATCTCCGCCAAGCTGCGCGAGGCCAACGTGGCGCTGAAGCTGGCGCAGTGGCTGGCCAACCCCGACCACGGCGACACGGTGGGCAAGCACGCCGCCGCCGCGGTCACCGGCTTGATCCAGGTGCTGCGCGACGAAGAGGTGCAGGAGATCATCGAGCAGAGCGTGATGGGCCGCGTGCGAACCACGCAGGTGGCGCCCCTGATGGGAAGCGTGCTGACGCTGGTGACGGCCGAAAACCGCCACCAGGAGCTGCTGGATTCCGCCATCCGCCTGTTCGACCGGCTGTTCGAGGAAAACCGCGAGGTCCTTCGCGCCAAGATCACCCAGGAAACGCCGTGGTGGATGCCCACGGCCGTGAACGAGGAGATCTACAAGCGGATCGCGCGTGGGATCGAACGGACCCTGGTGGAGGTGGCGCACGACCCCGCCCACCCGCTGCGGGGGCGGTTCAACGAGGCCGTCGCCGAGTTCGTGGAGCGGCTGAAGAGCTCGCCCGAGATGATCGCGCGGGGCGAGGCGCTGAAGGAAGAGGTGCTGGGCCACCCCGCCGTGCGCGCCTATTCGGCGGGCCTGTGGGCAGACATCAAGGCATCCGTCCTGCGCCACAGCGCCGACCCGGAGAGCGAGTTCCGGCGCCGCGTGGGGAGCGCCGTCACCCGCTTTGGCGGATCGCTGCTGGAAGACGAGGAGCTGCTGGCCAAGGCCAACGGGTGGGTGGAGCAGGCGGTGCTGTACGTAATCGAGCAGTACCGGCACGAGGTGGCCGACCTGATCGAAACCACGGTGCAGGCGTGGGACCCGGAAGACACCACCCGCAAGATCGAGCTGCAGATCGGCCGCGACCTGCAGTACATCCGCATCAACGGCACGCTGGTGGGCGGGCTGGTGGGGCTGCTGATCTACACCGTGTCGCGCCTCCTCGGCGCGGGATGACGCGGCGTCAGGCGGCCGGGGCGGGCGTGCGGAAGACCAGCGCCACCGAGTAGAACTTGACCACCAGGATGCCCACGACGACGGCGGTCACCAGCACGGGCGAGCGGGTGAGCACCAGCAGCGCCGTCACCAGGCCGGTGTTGAACACCTTGCCCAGCGGCGACCAGTTGAGCTCCCACACCCGCTTGTTGACCAGGTAGTAGTAGTTGGGCGAGATCATGCGCGGGTAGCGCAGGTACTGGTTGCTCAGGTAGTGGTCCACGCCCATGAACTGGATGAGGAACAGCACCACGGGAACGGCCAGCGCCGGGTACAGGTACAGCTCGTTGAGGTAGAAGAAGGCTACGAGCAGGCGGTCGGCCAAAATGTCGAACTGCCCGCCGAACAGCGTCTCCTGGTTCAGCCAGCGGGCCACGGCGCCGTCCAGGATGTCGAGCGACCAGTAGACGCCCAGCCCCCACAGGTTCAGCCGCTCGTCGCCGTACAGCGCCGCCAGGGTGAACAGCACCATCCCCGCCACCAGCCGCACGGCCGTGATCAGGTTGGGCCACGTCCACGGGGTGTCGGGATGGATCTGCGTGGGAAGCGGCGGTGCGCCCCAGGGAAGCTTCTCGGGCTGGGCTGGCGGCATTCGGATGCTGACGGGTGTGGGATGGAGCTCGTCCGACGTGCGTCGTGGCGCGCAAAAGCTCACCCGCGACGGCGCCCGCCGCAACCCCGGCCCGTCGACGGCGCCGCATCGCCCTTGCGGCATGCACACACCCCAAGCACCTTTCGGGGCAAGCGTTTGCGCCACTCTTCCGCGGTCCGGCCCTGATGCAGAACGATCCCACGCCGGTGAGGGCCACGCGCCGGGGCAGCACGGTCCGCCGACGCATCGAGCGCGTCGCCGTCTCGCCCGAGGGCGCGCTGCGCCGCACGCGCGACGATGCGCTGGCGACGGAGGAGCCGCTGGAGATCCGCGTTCTCGGCGGCGACGGCGTGGCGCACCGCGTGGCGGTGACCATGCGGACGCCGGGGGCCGACTTCGAGCTGGCGGCTGGCTTCCTGTACGGCGAAGGGCTGATCGACGGGCCGAACGCGGTGCGTGCCATCCGCTACTGCACCGAGGCCGAGCAGCTGTACAACGTGGTGAACGTGGTGCTGGCGCCGGGCGTGCCGTTCGACGCGGCGAGCCTGGCGCGCAACTTCTACACGACGTCCAGCTGCGGGGTGTGCGGCAAGGCATCCATCGAGGCGGTGATGGGCCCGGCGTGCGTGCGGGTGGCGGGTGGGGTCACGGTAGATGCCGAGACGCTGATCTCCCTCCCCCTGCGGCTGCGGCAGGCGCAGGCCGTCTTCGAGCGGACGGGCGGGCTACACGCGGCGGCGCAGTTCACGCCCGATGGCGAGCTGGTGCGGGTGAGGGAAGACGTGGGCCGCCATAACGCGATGGACAAGCTGGTGGGCGCCGCGCTGCTTGCGGGCGAGCTGCCGCTGGCGGAACACGTGGTGCTGGTGAGCGGGCGGTTGAGCTTCGAGCTGGTGCAGAAGGCCGCCCGGGCGGGCGCGGCGGTGCTGGCGGGCGTTTCGGCGCCCAGCAGCCTGGCGGTGGAGCTGGCGGAGCAGGCGGGGATGACGCTCGCGGGGTTCGTCCGCGAGCCGGGATTCAACATCTACACGGGAGGCGAGCGCATCGCTTCCCGTGTTCGCGAAAAGGTGGGCGGATGACGGGACGGGCATTCGGGACGATGATGATCGCCGCCGTGCTGGCGGGGTGCGGCGAGCAGGGCAACGAGCTGCGCGAGGCCACTGAGCGGCGTCGCGCCACGGAGGCGCGGGACGACTCGGCGGTGGCGGATTCTGCGCCGCGCGCACCCGCGCGCCTGCCGGCCTTCGTGCTGGCGGACTCCACCCCCGCCGCGCAGCCGGCGGACAGCGCCGCCGCGACTCCGGCTCCCGGCGCCGATTCCGCCGCGGCGCCGTCACCGGCCCCCGCGCCCGCGCCGCAGGCGGACTGGACGTCGGGACGCACGCAGGTCCGCCGCCGGCCCGGCGGGGTGGCGACGCTGCGCGAGGTGCGCACGGCGCCGAACGCGGGCTTCGACCGCTTCGTCGTGGCGCTGGGGGCGGATGCCATTCCGGGGTACCGCATCGAGTACGTCGACCGGCCGGTGCACCAGTGCGGCTCGGGCGAGGCCACGAAGATCGCCGGCGACGGGTGGCTCTCCATCACCCTTCACGCCGCGCGCGCCCACGACGACCAGGGCCGCGCCACCATCGGGCAGCGTGAGCGGGCGCTGTCGCTTCCCGTGCTGCGCGAATACGAGTTCACGTGCGACTTCGAGGCCGAGGTGCAGATCGTCCTCGGCGTCGCATCCCCTAATCGCTACCGCGTGCTCGAGCTCGCGAACCCCAGCAGGCTCGTGATCGACGTCCAGCACTGAAAAGAACGTTTCACGCAGAGTCGCAGAGGGAAAAGAGAGGACGCAGAGGGCAGCCACGGCCCCTCTGCGTCCTCTCCGTCTTCTCTGCGTCCTCTGCGTGAAACTGTAGTTCTGTCGGCGCGGGGGACACGCTGTCTCGCTACGATACACTCCCCCGCAGCGAGCCACGCGCCGCCGCGACCCCGCCGCTCGTCGTAACCATCTCTCCCACAAGAACTAAGCGGTCCTGGACGCCGGATGTTCCTTCCGGGTCCCCGTGTTGCTTTTCCCTGGATGCGAGGCGCCGGGACGTTTTGCCGTGATCCGCGGCGCGACGGCGTCATCGCACCAGGGAGGGAGCCCGATGCGCAGGACCATTCTCACCATCATCTGCTTGATGGCCCTTGCCTCGTGCGGCGGCGGCGGCGCGGCCCCGCTTACGGGCGGCGCTCAGCCCGGTGCGCTGGCGTCCCTCGCCGTGTCGCACCCAGAGGGGGCCATGCCCGTCGGTGACACGCTCATCATGCAGGTGGAAGCAAAAGACGCCACCGGGCAGCCCGTGCCGAACGTGCGGCCGCAGTGGTCGTCCAGCGACGCATCGATCGCGACGGTGGATGCCGACGGTGTCGTGAGAGGGCTGAAGGCCGGCGCGGCCACCATCACCGCCAGCGCCACCGCCGGCGGCGTCACGAAGACGGCGGACTACGCGGTCGCCGTGCTCGCGCCGCCGCCGCCGCCGCCGCCGCCGCCGCCTCCCCCGCCCCCGCCGCCTCCGTTGAACACGGCCGAGGTGCTGGGTGTCGACGACGCATTCCAGCCGGGCGCCGTGACCATCCAGCCCGGCGGCACGGTAACCTGGCGGATGGTGGACGAGGAGCACGACGTAACGTGGTCCGGCACCGCCCCCGCCGGCGGCAACATCGGAAAGATGAACCGCGGGACTTCCGTCAGCCGCACCTTCGCCACCGCGGGCGTTTACGCCTACA harbors:
- a CDS encoding GlsB/YeaQ/YmgE family stress response membrane protein, yielding MDLLTWIIVGLVAGVLAGLVVGGVGLLGDIIVGIVGAFVGGWLFRQLGVTTPFSGLAGTIFTAFVGAVVLLFLLHALHRRRGGYGRRR
- a CDS encoding sialidase family protein, which produces MHTRIARSGLVLAACALTGCAQDPTQAQPAGPASSVAAAAGAPLHTGPENDYQPSLFRVNDGRLMTVFERLAPRTNSGDLYVSTSSDNGVSWSAPALIVGTRASERHPSVVQLPSGAFALFYLVVDSKGAYSIHRATSADGRTWTPRGAVSLGWGTAGDMNPSVIVGADGSLTMTYQRHNGTTYVGYLARSLDGGATWDARRTTVTGGGQGMLPRIARRASDGLYMATYQAAGADGKLAIFAKTSADPYAWPAQAAVISTVADSHDSQPIVLEDGRFLLMYIGLGSDAGYNLYYRTTDGAAWAPPVKLTTDLDLHDVEPHPVLHGTPGRVVLAWGRQRAPSSDFYIWVNPALDIE
- a CDS encoding DUF445 domain-containing protein, producing MEIGRLTLPPLRDEEEKRVRLEKMKRVATGLLGVATLIFIVARIFEARYPWLGFIRATAEAAMVGAVADWFAVTALFRYPLGVKIPHTAIIPNRKDRIGKSLGNFVQNNFLSPPVISAKLREANVALKLAQWLANPDHGDTVGKHAAAAVTGLIQVLRDEEVQEIIEQSVMGRVRTTQVAPLMGSVLTLVTAENRHQELLDSAIRLFDRLFEENREVLRAKITQETPWWMPTAVNEEIYKRIARGIERTLVEVAHDPAHPLRGRFNEAVAEFVERLKSSPEMIARGEALKEEVLGHPAVRAYSAGLWADIKASVLRHSADPESEFRRRVGSAVTRFGGSLLEDEELLAKANGWVEQAVLYVIEQYRHEVADLIETTVQAWDPEDTTRKIELQIGRDLQYIRINGTLVGGLVGLLIYTVSRLLGAG
- a CDS encoding M3 family metallopeptidase, yielding MNPIASALMTTAAEPRAVLHDNPLLTYRDAIPFDRIRAAHVVPAVRAVLAQAADELNAIIQLDGPRTYDNTVGALEEVTERMGRVTRPVGHLSSVMDTPDLREAWETVLPEIAAFNARLALNPALWAAVKAYADTDDARALQGVRARHLEKVVLEFRRAGADLPPEQKERVEALRVELSQLAQTYANHVLDSTNAWELVLTDEAELEGLPDSARAQARASAAAKGVDGWRFTLQLPSYQAFMQYAARRDLRQRMYDAYMSRAADGPHDNRPVLRRILAVRRELAGILGFADWADYTLEDSMAGSGARAVEFEADLVARTRPVWQRQIAELEAFARAELGLDEMAPWDMSYAIEQMRRARYDLDAEELRPYFPLDRVLEGLFEIARRLFGVRVQPRHVSEVWHATVGFYDVFDEAGSLLGGFYADWYPREEKRGGAWMAGLVVGGPRPAGWEPHLAVVAANVSPPEGGRPALLTHREVQTVFHEFGHLLHHVLSRVEVPALGGTRVATDWVELPSQIMENWTWERPALDLFARHWDTGEPIPEALFQKMKAARVHMGAHLQMRQLSFGTMDLALHVHFDPASSEDPVERAQRVMEGFHTRPEYAHDHFITSFAHIFSGGYGAGYYSYLWSEVLDADAFSRFEREGLFSREVGRDFVEHVLSQGDAADPAELFRRFMGRDPDPAALLRRNLGVETG
- a CDS encoding CDP-alcohol phosphatidyltransferase family protein, producing the protein MPPAQPEKLPWGAPPLPTQIHPDTPWTWPNLITAVRLVAGMVLFTLAALYGDERLNLWGLGVYWSLDILDGAVARWLNQETLFGGQFDILADRLLVAFFYLNELYLYPALAVPVVLFLIQFMGVDHYLSNQYLRYPRMISPNYYYLVNKRVWELNWSPLGKVFNTGLVTALLVLTRSPVLVTAVVVGILVVKFYSVALVFRTPAPAA
- a CDS encoding DUF2071 domain-containing protein, which gives rise to MKPPEPAARGAFLTAEWRWLAMLNYEVPPALLRPLVPAGTELDEWGGVTYASVVGFMFLRTRVLGIPIPFHRDFEELNLRFYVRHKGPEGWRRGVVFVKEIVPRFAIAAVARWVYNENYAALPMRHRNDVRPDSGGSVEYGWRHRGRWCALRASVAGPSAPAADGSEAEFITEHYWGYARQRDGGTVEYQVEHPRWKVWRAQSATLDCDVAALYGPAFAECLSTPPRSALLADGSPIVVRTGARIA
- a CDS encoding aminotransferase class I/II-fold pyridoxal phosphate-dependent enzyme, which translates into the protein MSINDLFASSLYTHFVSHYANPAGADLLARTEPFFEWQDARRAQGLWPYSRSLDGAPEAACAVRSETGTGAVGLNFLSQDYLGLSTHPEVVRAAERALRDHGMHSAGSGMLGGNTAPGLALESALAEALQVPHVALFSTGWGAGFGTITALVRPDDHVLLDTLSHACLQAGAAAATRNVVRFRHLDNEAVRRHLKKIRTRDAHNAVLVVTEGLFSMDSDIPAIEELQSICHEWGATLLVDMAHDFGQMGPRGSGSVGAQGMLGKVDLVMGAFSKTFGSNGGFVATRSPAVRQFIRVFGGPHIFSNAISQLQASVVAEALRIVRSDEGDVLRGRLGAAVGTLRGTLEERGVMALGTPSAVVPVVVGDAAVARVAGRMIFERGVFVNLVEYPAVPIKGSRFRMQVMATHTGAQARAAGVVVSDCIAEAKEIVQHGGVIQGPFTILTPPPSPLSVAAA